Below is a genomic region from Streptomyces sp. NBC_00461.
AGCTGGTCCGCCTGGACGGCTACACCGAGGACGAGAAGGTCGTCATCGCCCGCGACCACCTGCTCCCGCGCCAGCTGGAGCGGGCGGGCCTGGACACGGACGAGGTGACTCTCGACGAGAGCGCCCTGCGCAAGCTCGCCGGCGAGTACACGCGCGAGGCGGGCGTCCGCACCCTGGAGCGGTCCATCGCCAGGCTGCTGCGCAAGGTCGCGGCCGAGCACGAACTGGGCGGGCGCGAGCTGCCGTTCACCATCACGGACGGTGACCTGCGTGCCCTGATCGGACGCCCGCACCATGTCCCGGAGTCCGCCCAGGACCCGGCGGAGCGCCGTACCGCGGTCCCCGGTGTCGCCACCGGCCTGGCGGTCACCGGCGCGGGCGGAGACGTCCTGTTCGTGGAGGCGTCCCTGGCCGACCCGGAGACGGGCGCCGCGGGCCTGACCCTCACCGGCCAGCTCGGTGACGTGATGAAGGAGTCGGCGCAGATCGCGCTGAGCTTCCTGCGCAGTCACGGCGCCGAACTCGAACTGCCGGTGGCCGACCTGAAGGACCGGGGTGCCCACATCCACTTCCCGGCGGGCGCGGTCCCGAAGGACGGCCCGAGCGCGGGCGTCACGATGACGACGGCGCTGGCGTCCCTCCTGTCCGGCCGCCTGGTCCGCACGGACGTGGCGATGACGGGAGAGGTCTCACTGACCGGCCGGGTCCTGCCGATCGGCGGCGTGAAGCAGAAGCTGCTCGCGGCGCACCGCGCGGGCGTCACCACCGTCATCATCCCCAAGCGCAACGAGGCCGACCTGGACGACGTCCCCGCGGAGGTGCTGGAAAAGCTCGACGTCCACACCGTCACGGACGTCCGCCAGGTCCTGGAACTGGCACTCGCGCCCGCCACGAGCGACGCGACGCCGAAGGTTCCCGTGGCGGCGTGACGGACGCCGCGGGATGAGGGAAGGCCCGGGCCCCGTGAGGGTGGCCCGGGCCTTCGCCATGTGCGTGCGGAGGGATCAGCCGTTGGCGAGGGCGACGACCCGGTCCAACGCCCCGTTGAACTTGTCGTGGTCGCCGACGGTCGGCCCGGACGAGGTGTACTGCCACATCGTGTAGACACTCCAGCCGGCCGGCAGCGTTCCCGGATCGGAGGCGTACCGCGCGATCCACAGCGGGTTGGCCGACGCGAAGCCCGCGTGGTTGCCCGTGCAGTCGGTCCACCAGCTGGTGGCCGTGTAGATGACGGCGTCCCGGCCCGTGCGTGCCCTGTACGTGTTCAGGAAGTCGGCGATCCAGCCGACCATCGCGCTCGCCGACTTGCCGTAGCACTCGGCGCCGTAGGGGTTCCACTCGATGTCGAGGGCCCCGGGGAGGGTCCTGCCGTCCTTGGACCAGCCGCCGCCGTGGTCGACGAAGTAGTTGGCCTGGGTCGCGCCGCTGGTGGTGTCGGGGGTGGCGAAGTGGTAGGCGCCGCGGATCATGCCGACGTTGTAGGAGCCGTTGTACTGCTGGGCGAAATAGGGGTTCGTGTAGTACGTCCCCTCGGTCGCCTTCGTGTACGCCCATCTGACCCCGCTGCTCCACAGGGTCGACCAGGCGACGTTGCCCTGGTGGCCGGAGACGTCCACGCCCTCGGTCTGGGCGGCGCCGACGGCGTACGGGGTGCCGTCGTGTCCGTCGTGGGCTAGGACGCCCATGCCCATGTGGGCCGAACCGCGGGCCGGGGTGTCCGCCGCGGAGGACGGCGGGGCGCTGAGGGCGAGGGAGAGGGCGGCGAGCAGCAGTCCGGCGAGGAAGAGGCGCCGGGGGCGGGGCGGTCCAGGTCTGTGCGCAGGCATGGCGTGCCTCCGAGGGCTCGGTGATGCTCGGTGGGGAAGCGCTGAGGTGCCGATGTGCTGCTGGCGTGGGCATGCCAGACATTGCCTGCTGAAGAAGCTACGCACGTAGAGGAGAGGGTGGGAAGAGGGGCCGGATGCTGCCGTTGGTCTAGCCCTGCGAAATACTTGGAGAGCTGCGGCAACGACGGGGTCTGGCGGAAACTTTCAGGATCGGGAAACCGAGGCAGGGGCTGACGTGCACGAAGGCGATAACGGGGACGAGCGCCGCCTCCCGGCGCAGGCGTCACCGAGTGGCGCAGACCATGAGTACCTGTCGCTGGAGCGTGAACTCACGGTCCTCTTCCGGCGCGCCCGCGCCAATCAGGGAGAGATGGCGCGCGAGGTCCACCCCGACCTGGAGACGGCGGCGTACGGGCTGCTCATCCGGCTGGACGAGTGCGGCCGGCAGCGTGCGACGGAACTCGCGGCCTACATCGGCGTCGGCAAGGCGACCATGTCCCGTCAGCTGCGCGCCCTGGAGGACCTCGGGCTGGTCGCCCGCGAACCCGACCCCGCCGACGGTCGCGCCTGGCTCGTCCACCTCACGGACGAGGGCCACCAGCGGGTGAGCAAGGTCCGCGACGCCCGACGGGCGCGGTACGTCAGCCAGCTGTCCCACTGGGATCGGCGCGAGGTGGCCGAACTGGCGCGGCTGCTCGGGCAGTTGAACCGGGGAATGGAGAGGTAGGGGCGGGGGAGCGGAGGGGGCCCGCGCCCGTCGCGGGGAGCGTCACAGCTCCACGTGGACCACCGTCGCGTCGTCGTGCGTCTTGCTCCGCCGCAGGAACACCCGTTCCGTGTCCGCGGTTTCGAGCGTCCGCACCCGCTCGACCAGCGCCCCCGCTCCCTCCTTCCGTACGAACCGGAGGCAGTCCGCCCAGTCGCCCTCGCGGAACTTCTCCACCCACCGCGTCGCCCCGTCGGTCAGCGCGGCCAGCGCACGTACCTCCCCGCGGGGGAGGGCCCCCGTCACGGCCCGCTCCGCAACCGACGGATCCGCGGCCGCCGTGAAGAAGCCGCCCTCCTTGTTCCGGATGGTGGAGTCCACCAGTGCGTCCGTCGCCAGGGCCGTGCGCGGCAGCCGGGACAGGCGGTCGTCCAGTACGGCCGTCACCGAGCCCTCCGACGACTCCAGAAGCAGGGCGGAGTCGGACAGGACCAGGTACTCGACGGTCTCAAGGCCCCAGCGCGCCACGACGACCGTTGCCTGTGGGGTGCGTGGGTGAGAAAGGTCACAGGTGTCCGCATGCGCCTCGGCCGTGCGGGCGATGGCCCGGGAAAGGGTCTGGGGCAGCGGAACATCCGGGAGGGAAACAGTCAGTTCGGTCAGGGCGCCGCCGAGGCGGGCGACGTACCAGGGGACCGAATGCAGACAGCCCGTCTCGTCACGCGGAGGCGTCACTCCGTCCAGGACGACGAGGGCGCCGCCCTGGCCGGAAGCGGGCAGGGCCACCGCGGCGAAGTCCTCGTTGGGGCGGGTGGAATCCCCGGGCTCCGAGACAAGTTCCGTACGCATTCAGCGAGTCTGCACGACGTCTTCACGGGGTTCGCCGAAAGGTGTCACTGGTTACCCAATCCACGCACTCGCGCAGGTCAGGCGCCTGGTTTGGGGTGGAATCCGTTGTTCCGGGAACGCGTGTCGGCGAATACTGCCACCGCCGGGCGCAGACGTCCAACCGGCCTGCCGTGCAAGGCCGCTGCACCCCTCCGAGGAACTTGCTCGCCAACTCCCCTCCGATGTTCACTCCTTCGGGTGGCGGGTCAGGTGATGCTCGGCCACTGCCCACCGGCACTGGGAGGGTCGGGGACCGTACCGGCGGTACGCACGGTCGGCATCAGTTGACGGAGCGTCACCCGGGCCCATGAGTATCACGAGTCAGGAATGCGAGCACCGGTGCAGAAGACGCGGCCTCGTCGCACAGGCAAGCAGACGGACCCCGCAGCGGGCGCGGAGCGCACGCCCGGCAGCACCGGCACCACCACCGGCAAGGGCCGGCCCACCCACGTACGCAACCGGCTCGTCGTCGCCGTGGCCGTCGTGGCCGCCGCCATCGCCGGCGCCGGTGCCCCCTCCGTCCTCGCCGCCTCCGGGCAACTCAAGGACTCCCAGGACCTGGTGACGCTCGCCGGGCAGACCCAGGACGCCCTCAATCTCGCCCACTCGCTCGCCGACGAGCGCGACGAGGTGACGTCCTACATCGCCGTCGGCCGGGCCAAGTCCAAGGCGCCCACCGAGCAGGCGAGCGCCCGTGTCGACCGGCAGGTCGAGGACCTGCGGGAGAACACCGACACGTCCGCCTCCCTGCGCGGCGACCTCGACGACATCGCAGCCCTGCGCCGCTCCGCGCTCACCGGCAAGAGCAGCGCCCTTGAGGCGCACGACGCCTACTCCGCCGCCATCACCGAACTGCACGGCCTCGCCGAGCAGCTGGCCCAGCAGATGCCGCCCCGGGCCGGTTCGGGCGCGTACGCTCTCGCCGAGCTGGACTCCGCCGTGCAGCAGTCCGCCGCCGCCCGCGGGCTGCTCCTCGCGGCGCTGAGCGTGCCGACGTCCCAGCAGTCGGTCATCAGCCCCACCACCGGCCTGCCGACCACGACCACCACCTCCTCGGCCGCCGACACCAAACAGCGCAATGCGCTGACCGCCGCCGCCCAGCAGGCCCGGCTGCGCTCCGACGCGGCCCTCGCCGACTTCCACGACACCGCGCCCAAGGCCGCCCGGACGTCGTACGACTCGACGGTCACCGGTGCCGAGGTCAACTCCGCCGAGCAGTACCTCGCCGCCCTCACCGACCAGCCGACGCTCTCCCCGTCCGAACTCGGCACCAGGGCCACGAAGGTCGACGCCGCGCTCTCCGCCCGGATCGACGCCATGCGCGGCGCGGAGTCCGCCCTCTACGACCGCCGCACCAAGGACCTCGCCCAGCTGCGCGACGACGACGTCAGCACGCTGGAGATCCGCATCGCCGTCCTCGGCGCCCTCATGCTGCTCGCGGTCGGTGTCGCCACGGCGATGGCCCGCAGCCTCACGCGCCCGCTCTCCGTCCTGCGCCGCGGCTCGGCCCGGCTCGCCGAGGCGGAGGACCCGGCCGCCCAGGAACCGGTCACCTTCACCGGCCGCAACGACGAGTTCGCCCAGGTCGTCCGCTCCGTCAACACCCTGCACGCGCATGCCGCCGCCCTGCACGAGCGCATCGCCACCCTGGAGGCCGACCGCAAGCACCTGGTCGGCCAGCGGCAGAAGATGGCCGACGCCCGCGAGGAGCTGCGCACCGATCTCGCCGACTCCGCAGCCCAGTTGGAGCGTCTGCGCGAGAGCATCGGCGGCAGGTTCGTGAACCTGGCGCTGCGCACCCTCGGCCTGGTAGAGCGTCAACTCGCCGTCATCGAGGGCCTGGAGGAGCGGGAACACGACCCGGACCGCCTCGCCACCCTCTTCAAGCTCGACCATTTCGCCACGGTGATGCGCCGGCACAGCGAGAACCTCCTCGTCCTCGCCGGCACCGAGCACGTGCAGCAGAGCGCGCATCCCGTGCCGCTCGTCGACGTCGTGCGTGCCGCGGTCAGCGAGATCGAGCGGTACGAGCGTGTCCGCATAGCCGTGCTGCCGCCGCACGCGTACGTCGCGGGCTTCGCCGCGGACGACCTCTCGCACCTGCTGGCCGAACTGCTGGAGAACGCCACCACGTTCTCCCCGCCCGACCTGCCCGTCGAGATCTCCGGCTGGCTGCTGGAGAACGGCGAGGTCATGCTCTCCGTGCAGGACGAGGGCATCGGCATGGCCGGCGAGCAGATGACGCGCCTGAACGCCCGCCTCGCCGAGTTCGACCCGGAGACCTCCTACAACCACGAGGGCGACGAGGGCCTCGGCCTCGGCCTCTACGTCGTCGCGCGCCTGGCCCACCGCCACGGCGTCCGCGTCCAGTTGCGCGAGCAGAAGCAGGGCGGCGTCGCGGCGGTCGTGGTCGTGCCGGGGGGCTTGCTCGCCTCGGCCCAGCCGTCCGCCGTCCCGTCGGCCACCGCGCCCACCACGGGCGCCACCCCCGCCTTCTCCCTCCCCGGCGCCGACGCCGAGGCCAATTCCAACATCCTCTACGGCCGCTCGACCTCCACCGACCCCCTGGTCGCACTGGCGGAGAACGCGATACGCGAGCGGCCGGAGCCGACACCGGAGCCCGTACCGGCACCGGCCGCACCGACAGCACCGGAGCCCACGGCCACCGAGCCACAGCCGACCTCCGACGACGTGCCGCCGACCGCAGGCTCGCAGCCGGGGCTTGAGACGTCGGCGGCCGCCGGTTCGCAGCCGGGGCTCGACGGAGCGGCGGACGTCGAGCCGCAGCCTGCATTCGACGCTGCACCGGCCACAGGCCCACAGCCGGGCTCCGACGTACCGGCGGATGCTGAGCCGCAGTCGGAAGCCGATGTACCGGCGGACGTCGAGCCGCAGTCGGAAGCCGATGTACCGGCGGACGCTGAGCCGCAGTCGGCACTCGGTGCACCGGTAGATGCCGGGCAGCAGTCAGGGTCCGACGCACCGGCGGCATCCGAGCCGCAGCCGGAGTTCGGCGCACCGGCGGGCGGCGAGCCGCAGCCTGGCTTGGCCGTTGCACCGGCCGCAGGCCAGCAGTCGACCTTCGATGTACCGGCAGATGCCGGGCAGCAGTCGGAATCCGACGTAACGGCGGAATCCGAGCCGCAGCCGGAACTCGGCGCACCGGCGGACGCCGAACCGCAGTCGGAGTCCCCTGTGCCCGACGTGCCGGCCGCCGAGATCACGATGGAACTTCTGATCCCGTCATTCGTGCCCGAGGCTCAGGACGAGCCGGTGGCCGAGACGCCCGAGAGCCATGACCGGCCCGCGCATGAGACGGCCGAGGCGCACCCGCAGCCGGCGGCCGGGACGATCCCGCTTCCGGCTCAACGTGCGGCCGCCGACGCCGAGTTCGCCCCGCAGGGACCACCCGCACCCGACGGCCAGGTCGGTACGAGTGGTGCCGGTGGGTACACAGCCGGCGAAGGCGATGCCGAGGCGGAGCACACCCGTACCCCGGACGAGGAGCCCGTCACCGCCAAGGGCCTCCCCAAGCGCACCCCCAAGATCACCGCCCCCACCCAGTCCGCGCCCCCACGCCGACGCTCCGTAGACGCGGAAGCCCTCCGCAGGAGACTCGGCGGCTTCCGCCAGGGCGCCCAGGCCGGCTACCGCGACGTAGAGACGGAGATCGCCGAACGGACGGCCCAGACCCAGGTACCGGCTCAGGCACCGACCCGGGTACCGACCACCGAACATGCCGTATCCGAAGAAGCCACGGGGGGCACTGTCGAGGAGGCAAGCAGTTGACCGCGCCCAGTACCTTCGGACTGAGCAGTGAAGCCCGCAACCTGCACTGGCTGCTGACGAACCTGGTCGAGGAGGTGCCGGGCATCCAGTCAGTAGCGGTGGTCTCCTCCGACGGCCTGCTCCTGCTCTCCTCCGACCCTGGTCGAAACTCCGCAGCCCGCGAGGCTCGCGGAAGCAGGCCCACCGGCCCCAGGGGCTCCTCGGCCGACCTCGCCGCGATCGTCTCCGGCATCGGCAGCCTCACCATCGGCGCGGCCAAGCTGATGGGCTCCGGCAACGTGAAGCACACGATGGTCGCGATGGACGAGGGAAGCCTGTTCGTGATGTCGATCAGCGACGGCTCGCTGCTCGGCGTGCACGGCTCCGCGGACTGCGACATGAGCGTGGTCGCGTACCACATGGCCCTGTTCGTCGGCCGTGCCGGCCATGTGCTCACCCCCGAACTCCGCAGCGAGCTACGGAAATCCCTGGAATCGCAGTCCACGGGGAGCACCCGATGAGCGGTACGCCCAAGAAGCTGCCCGTGCGTCGCGGCGACCGCAAGCCGGCCCGCGTGCGCCCCTACTCGCTCACCGGCGGCCGTACCCGTTTCGGCCACGTCCTCCTCGTGGAGACGTTCGTGGCGGCGCTGGAGGCCCCCGAGGAGCGCAAGGAGCTGACTGGGGGCGCCGCCCACGCCATTGGCAGTGGGGGAGGGTCCCTCAGCACCCGCGTCATGCCGGAGATGCTCGCCATAGTCGAACTGTGCCGCCGCATGCGCACGGTGGCCGAGATCGCCGCGCTGCTGAAGATGCCGCTCGGTGTGGTCCGCGTGCTGCTCAGCGACCTCGCGGACCAGGGAAGAATCCGCGTGTACGGAACCGGTACCGGTCACGGCACCGGCCGTCCGGACCGCGCGCTGCTGGAAAGGGTGCTGAGTGGACTCCGTCGTCTCTGACGCCGCTCGCGGCGTCCTTCCGCTCCTCGAGGAAGAGGGGCCCGTACAGCCCTGGCAGACGGATCGCACCCGCGCCCCCATCGCCACGAAGATAGTCGTGGCGGGTGGCTTCGGCGTCGGCAAGACCACTCTGGTCGGCGCCGTCTCGGAGATCACGCCCCTGCAGACCGAGGCGCTGATGACCGAGGCGAGCGAGGGCACAGACGACCTCACCGACACGCCCGGCAAGCTGACCACCACCGTGGCCATGGACTTCGGCCGCCTCACGCTCGACGACGACCTGGTGCTCTACATGTTCGGCACGCCGGGCCAGCAGCGGTTCTGGTTCATGTGGGACGACCTGGTGCGCGGCGCGATAGGCGCCGTCGTCATGGCCGACACCCGGCGTCTGAAGGACTCCTTCCCGGCACTGGACTACTTCGAGAGCTGCGGACTGCCGTACGTCGTCGCCGTCAACCACTTCGACGGCACCGAGCTGTTCGAACCGGCGGACGTGCGGGAGGCGTTGACGATCCCCGCGCACATACCCGTAATGATCATGGATGCACGGCGGAGGATCTCGGTGATCGAGACTCTCCTGTCCCTCGTCGGCCACGCGCTCGACGAGACCCCCGAGTAGTAGAGCCCCCTTAGGAGTAGTCACCCGCATGCGGAAGATACTCGTCGTAGGAGCCGGTCAGTCCGGTCTCCAGCTCGCCCTCGGCCTTCAGTCGCAGGGGTACGAGGTCACCCTGATGTCGAACCGGACGGCGGACGAGATCCGTTCCGGCCGGGTCATGTCGACGCAGTGCATGTTCCACACGGCACTGCAGCACGAGCGCGATCTCCAGCTGAACTTCTGGGAGTCCCAGGCCCCGAAGATCGAAGGACTCGGCGTCTCGGTCGCGGCCCCCGGCTCGCACGACCCGGGCCCGACACAGCGTGCGATCGACTGGGTGGGCAGGCTCGACGGGTACGCGCAGTCGGTCGACCAGCGGGTGAAGATGGCCGGCTGGATGGAGACGTTCGCGCAGCGCGGCGGCCAGCTGGTCATCCACGGCGCGGCGGTCTCCGACCTCGACTACTTCTCCCGTACGTACGACCTGGTGGTGGTGTCGGCGGGCAAGGGCGAGCTGGTGTCCATGTTCGGCCGGGACGCGTCCCGTTCGCCGTACGGCGAGCCGCAGCGCGCCCTCGCGGTGGCGTACGTCCATGGGCTCGGCCCGCGCCCGGAGCACCCGGAGTTCGACGCGGTCCGCTGCAACCTGGTCCCGGGCGTGGGCGAGCTGTTCGTCATGCCGACGCTCACCACCTCCGGCCGCGCCGACATCCTCTTCTGGGAGGGCATACCCGGCGGCCCGCTCGACGTCTTCAACGGCGTCAAGGACCCGGCGGAGCACCTCTCCCTGACCCTGGAACTCATGGAGCGGTTCACGCCCTGGGAGTACGCGCGGGCCACCAAGGTCGAACTGACCGACGCGGGCGGCGTTTTGGCCGGCCGCTACGCCCCCACCGTGCGCAACCCGGTCGGCCGGCTGCCCGGCGGCGGCCTGGTCCTCGGTGTCGCGGACGTCGTCGTCGCCAACGACCCGATCACCGGCCAGGGCTCCAACTCGGCCTCCAAGTGCGCCGCTTCCTACCTCTCCTCGATCGTCGAGAACGGCGAGAAGGAGTTCGACGAGGCCTGGATGCGGGCGACGTTCGACCGCTACTGGGACACCGCCCAGCACGTCACCAAGTGGACCAACGCCATGCTGGCCCCGCCGCCGGAGCACATCCTCAACCTCATCGGCGCCGCGGGCCGGCTCCAGCCGGTCGCCGACCGCTTCGCCAACGGCTTCAACGACCCGGCCGACTTCGAGAACTTCTTCTACGAGCCGGCCAAGACGGAGGCCTACCTCGCCTCGGTCGCCGGAGCCTGATCGCCGCCCGCCTGATCATCGTCCGGCCGGCCACCGTCCGGCCGGCCACCGTCCGGCCGGACGGCTCCCAGGACCGGATAGGTCGCGAGCGGCGAGACCTTCACCTTCTCGCCGGTGCGTGGGGCCTGGATCACCATGCCCCGGCCCACGTACATCGCGACATGAGTTGCCTCGGGGAAGTAGACCACCAGGTCACCGGGGCGCAGCTGGTCGAGAGGGACGCGCGGCAGCTGCGCCCACTGCTCCTGGCTGGTCCGCGGGATCGGCTTGCCCGCGTGGTCCCAGGCCACGGACGTCAGCCCCGAGCAGTCGTACGACTTCGGGCCCTGGGCACCCCACTGGTACGGCTTGCCCAGCTGCCGCACGGCGTACCGCAGCGCGCGGTCGCCGTTCTTTGACGCCGTGTGCTCCTCGCTCAGCGCGCCGGACGTCACCAGCCGCTGCTGCGCCTTGTCGACTCCGCTCTTCTCCAACTCGTTGAGCGCGGCCAGCTGTTCGGGAGTGAGGGAGACGAGGAGTTCCTCGACGGCCTTCAACCGCCCCTGCACGTCGTCCCGGTCCTTCTTCTGCTGTTCGGCGAGGGAGAGCTGGTCGTCGAGGCCCTTGCGCGCCTTGCGGGCCAGGATGCCGGCCTTCTTCTCGGTGCCGGTCAGCCGGCCGACCGTCTCGGCCCGCTCCCGCGCCAACTGGCCGATCACATGGCCCTGGTCGAGCGCCTGCTGCGGGTTGCGGGCCAGCAGCAGGCGTACGTACGAGGAGATGTCGGTGCTGCCCTGGTACTGCTGCCGGGCCAGGCGGCCCGCCGCGCCCCGGCTGTCCTGCAGCGAGAGGCGGGTCCGGGCCAGGGCGCGGTCCAGACGGGCCACCTCGGCGCGCTGCTTCTTCAGCTTCTCCGCGGTGGCGTTGTAGGTCTCGGTGGACCGCTCGGCCTCGCGGTACAGCCGCTGAAGGTCCGTCAGCTGCTGGGCGACGGTGCGTTCGCCGCCGGGCCCGGGCTCGGGCACGGCTGCGGCGGGCAGCGGTGCGAGGACGGCGCCGGCGGCCATCGCCGCCGTACACACCAGACGCAGAAGCCTTCCTGACACGTCATCACCTCCCGTGCGGGGCGGTCTCTCCGCTCCGTACAGTCAGCTCTTGACGTCCGTGGCACGTAATCGCACCGGGTGTGGGCGGTTCGGCGCAATCAGGTCACCCGTCGGTGTCGTCCGGCTTGCCGCCCGGCGTGGCGTCCGGACCGGTGTCCGGCTTCGACCACGGCCACTTCAGCCTGTCGATCCTGCCCGTGGGGTCGTACTCGTACTTCCATCCCTGCGGCAGTCCGAGCCGCTTGCTGTGGCCGCGTGGGACGCGCCGGTAGACGAGCACGGTGGGCGGGCCCCCGGCGGCGTCCGGGAGCGGGATGCGGTACGTCTTGGGCGGGTGCCCGGTGGGACCCACGAGGACCGGCAGCACACGGCCGTCCATCGGGCCGCCCTCGAAGGGGGTGTGTTCGCTCTTCACGGCACCAGTGTCAGACATCCTCCGCCAGCGCCCGCACCAGCGCGGCGGTCTGCGGGTCCCGGCCGGCGGTCACCGAGAGGACGGCCATGAACTGCTCGACCAGCCAGTCCCGCAGCTCGGCGACCGGCGGCTGCTTGTCCTCGTCGAGCCAGATCAGGGAGGCCGCCTCGACCGCGGTGATCCACATCCGTACGGTCATGCGCAGCAGCAGCCCGGGATCCGTGACCTCCAGATGGCTCAGGATGTGCTCCGCGGCGGCCCGGCGTACGCCGTCCACGATGGCGGTCGTCCGGGACGTCTCGACCACACTGCCGCCCTGCAGCAGCGCGCTGAAGCCGGCGTCGTGCTGGTCGACGAAGGCGAGGTAGCGGTCGAGGGCACGGGCCAGACGGCCGAGGAGGGGGCCTTCGCGAGCCTCGTCGAAGCACTGCTGCAGCTCGTCGGCGGCGGACCGGAGCGCGGCCTCGTACAGCTGCTGCTTGCCGCCGGGGAAATACCGGTACACCAGCGGCCGCGACACCCCGGCCGCCTCCGCCACGTCGTCGAGGGAGACCTCCTCGGGGGCGCGGTGTGCGAAGAGACCGAGGGCGGCTTCGAGGAGCTGACTGCGGCGCTCCTCGACGCTCAGGCGGCGGTAGGCGGGCGCGGCAGGGCTCATGGGTGCAGCGTAGTCGGGCCGCTGCGCGCGCGTCGTGGCTGGTCGCGTGGGCGTCTGTCGGTTCGTGACGGCCGCCCACCGGTTCGCGCTGGGCGTCTGTCGGTTCGTGACGGCCGCCCACCGGTTCGCGCTGGGCGTCTGTCGGCTTGCGCCGGCCGTCCACCGGTTCGCACGCGGCGCCTGTCGGTTCGCGCCGCGGGTCTGTCTGCCTGTACACGGCGCCTGTCGGCTCGCGCTGGCCGCCCAGCGGGCCCGCAGTCGGCGCCTTCCGGCCCTTATCGACCCGCCTCGGCCCTCGTCGACCCGCACCGGCCCCCGCCGGCAGCCCGCCGGCACCCCGCATCAGGCCAGCAGCCCCGACGACCTCCACAGCCGCCGCCCGACCCCCCGCAGCACGCCGATGTCATCCAGGAAGTCGGTCAGCTTCTTCGCTCCGCTCTGCATGACCTCCCGCCGATGGCCACTGGCCTTCACCTGTGCCATCGCCTCCCGCTGGTCCAGCCCCACGTTCGTGTAGACCTCGGGATTGACGAAGGCGACCGAGAACACCCGCGCGAACTCGCCGGAGGTGACCCGGGTGAACTCCTGCGACCACCTCGGCGCCGTCACCATCTGCCGCCGCAGCTCCTCACGGGCGTACCGGACATGCCGGGCCTCCTCGACCACGTGGATGCGCGTGACGCCACGGATCAGCGGCTGCACCCGCTCGTCCGGGAACGTCAGTCGCTGCATCCAGTCGAGGACCTCCTCGCCGAGCAGGGTGGCCGTGAAGGAGCCCGGCGTGGTCGAGATCGTCTTGAACAGCCGGCCCAGGTTCTGGTGCACGCGGGCCACCGGGTACCAGGGCGCGTCCCCGCGCTCGATCAGCCGGGCGAACATCTTCGAGTGCCGGCATTCGTCCTCGATCTCGGTGAGCGCGTACCGCACGTGCGCGCTCGTGGCCGCCTTGTCGTAGATGTGCCGGACCAGCAGCTGCATGAGGATGAGCTCGAACCAGATGCCCAGCGAGGCGAGCGCCGCCGCCTCGTGCTGGGAGAGCAGGATCCGCTGCTCCTCGCTCATCCGCTTCCACATCGGCGTCTCGTACAGCGACACCAGTTCCGGCGGCCAGAACCACTTGCCCTCCTCGAAGGGCGCGTCCCAGTCCAGCTCCTTGTCCGGGTCGAAGGAGTGCTTGGCGGAGGAGGCGAGAAGCCGCTCGGCCACCTGCTCGCGGTCCTTGAGCAGCCCGAGCGCATCGCGCAGACCGTCCAGCGCGTCGGCTTCCGTCAGGGTCGTCATCGTTCTCCCACCTTGTTACCCGGGGTCACATCCTCCACGGGTTATGAGACTGCTTGTCAGCAAGCTCGTCAATCCCCTGCGCGCGACTTGTTGACCCCGCGTCTACCACGTGTGAGCCTGCGAGACATGCCGACTTACGACCTGTACGCCATGGACGCGGGAGAGCCCCACTGGCAGGTACCGGCGACCGGCGCGGCGCGTTTCGCCTGGGAGTACGACGACGGCCGTGACCGCCTGCTCGCCCTGTACCAGAAGGGCAAGGACAAG
It encodes:
- a CDS encoding DUF742 domain-containing protein, producing the protein MSGTPKKLPVRRGDRKPARVRPYSLTGGRTRFGHVLLVETFVAALEAPEERKELTGGAAHAIGSGGGSLSTRVMPEMLAIVELCRRMRTVAEIAALLKMPLGVVRVLLSDLADQGRIRVYGTGTGHGTGRPDRALLERVLSGLRRL
- a CDS encoding sensor histidine kinase; its protein translation is MQKTRPRRTGKQTDPAAGAERTPGSTGTTTGKGRPTHVRNRLVVAVAVVAAAIAGAGAPSVLAASGQLKDSQDLVTLAGQTQDALNLAHSLADERDEVTSYIAVGRAKSKAPTEQASARVDRQVEDLRENTDTSASLRGDLDDIAALRRSALTGKSSALEAHDAYSAAITELHGLAEQLAQQMPPRAGSGAYALAELDSAVQQSAAARGLLLAALSVPTSQQSVISPTTGLPTTTTTSSAADTKQRNALTAAAQQARLRSDAALADFHDTAPKAARTSYDSTVTGAEVNSAEQYLAALTDQPTLSPSELGTRATKVDAALSARIDAMRGAESALYDRRTKDLAQLRDDDVSTLEIRIAVLGALMLLAVGVATAMARSLTRPLSVLRRGSARLAEAEDPAAQEPVTFTGRNDEFAQVVRSVNTLHAHAAALHERIATLEADRKHLVGQRQKMADAREELRTDLADSAAQLERLRESIGGRFVNLALRTLGLVERQLAVIEGLEEREHDPDRLATLFKLDHFATVMRRHSENLLVLAGTEHVQQSAHPVPLVDVVRAAVSEIERYERVRIAVLPPHAYVAGFAADDLSHLLAELLENATTFSPPDLPVEISGWLLENGEVMLSVQDEGIGMAGEQMTRLNARLAEFDPETSYNHEGDEGLGLGLYVVARLAHRHGVRVQLREQKQGGVAAVVVVPGGLLASAQPSAVPSATAPTTGATPAFSLPGADAEANSNILYGRSTSTDPLVALAENAIRERPEPTPEPVPAPAAPTAPEPTATEPQPTSDDVPPTAGSQPGLETSAAAGSQPGLDGAADVEPQPAFDAAPATGPQPGSDVPADAEPQSEADVPADVEPQSEADVPADAEPQSALGAPVDAGQQSGSDAPAASEPQPEFGAPAGGEPQPGLAVAPAAGQQSTFDVPADAGQQSESDVTAESEPQPELGAPADAEPQSESPVPDVPAAEITMELLIPSFVPEAQDEPVAETPESHDRPAHETAEAHPQPAAGTIPLPAQRAAADAEFAPQGPPAPDGQVGTSGAGGYTAGEGDAEAEHTRTPDEEPVTAKGLPKRTPKITAPTQSAPPRRRSVDAEALRRRLGGFRQGAQAGYRDVETEIAERTAQTQVPAQAPTRVPTTEHAVSEEATGGTVEEASS
- a CDS encoding lysozyme; translation: MPAHRPGPPRPRRLFLAGLLLAALSLALSAPPSSAADTPARGSAHMGMGVLAHDGHDGTPYAVGAAQTEGVDVSGHQGNVAWSTLWSSGVRWAYTKATEGTYYTNPYFAQQYNGSYNVGMIRGAYHFATPDTTSGATQANYFVDHGGGWSKDGRTLPGALDIEWNPYGAECYGKSASAMVGWIADFLNTYRARTGRDAVIYTATSWWTDCTGNHAGFASANPLWIARYASDPGTLPAGWSVYTMWQYTSSGPTVGDHDKFNGALDRVVALANG
- a CDS encoding MarR family winged helix-turn-helix transcriptional regulator codes for the protein MHEGDNGDERRLPAQASPSGADHEYLSLERELTVLFRRARANQGEMAREVHPDLETAAYGLLIRLDECGRQRATELAAYIGVGKATMSRQLRALEDLGLVAREPDPADGRAWLVHLTDEGHQRVSKVRDARRARYVSQLSHWDRREVAELARLLGQLNRGMER
- a CDS encoding roadblock/LC7 domain-containing protein; protein product: MTAPSTFGLSSEARNLHWLLTNLVEEVPGIQSVAVVSSDGLLLLSSDPGRNSAAREARGSRPTGPRGSSADLAAIVSGIGSLTIGAAKLMGSGNVKHTMVAMDEGSLFVMSISDGSLLGVHGSADCDMSVVAYHMALFVGRAGHVLTPELRSELRKSLESQSTGSTR